From the genome of Salvia splendens isolate huo1 chromosome 7, SspV2, whole genome shotgun sequence:
ACACTAAGAGGAGTTCTCACAATTTCACTAACTGAGAAATATAAAAACAGAAGTCTTTCTTGAACTCAGATCTACATATTAAACAGACGAAAAACCCCAACTCaagttcaaaaaaaatttctgCAACAAAATACTAAACCGTTGCTAGCTAACCGATTTCAACTGTGATTATTCCAACATAAAATCTATACCAGAAACTCATGATGATGGCTCAACAAAATTAAACATCTGTCAATTTTACATCATCAATCAATCCAACTCTAAAGTTCTCAATTCCACTGATCAAGAAATATAAAAACAGAAGAAGTTCTTGAACTCATCCATATAAAACACTACAAAATCTATATGTAAAGCTAAGGATAACCCGCccaaagttattttttcatctTGAACATCAATAGTGGAATTCCAAGTTTAAGCAATTACTTAACACCAAAACTGTGACACACAGATGGCAAATGACCTAAAGCATTGCAGCCTTATCTATAACCATTACCAATCACAAAGGTTTCCAGCATGAAATACGAACCCACATGTATTCAGGACGTTGCTCAAGAAAATACGACCTCTGCTTTGCTAAGGTCATCAGTCAGTGTGACATCCGCGCCCACTTTAGAAGCAATTAGTCCAGGCAATGAAGTTCCAGCACCCAGCTGTTTTAGCGAAAATGAGATTTAAGTAAAACCAGGAAATAGGCCGACTGTAGTAATAACCATCGAATCTCACCTCACCTCAACAACATTAACCCCAGAAAACCGTGATTTCTGTTGCCAAACGTACTCGGCCAAAATCACACTTGAAGGCCACACAAATAGTCCATACTCTTCTTTCATATTCTAATAGGAAAGCAACACAGTAGAATGAATATCAGAAAATCCCAAAACACAAGGCACACTCGCCACTTCCTCTTATTAGAGCAAGGGATTAGTACCTCAATGATGCTGATGGAGAAACCATCTTTGATACTTCCGAAGTAATGCTGAGAATATGTGGTCATGTCTCGATTAGGGGATGAttcaactgaatcttcaatttcATCATCCTTCTCAATGCCTGGGGACTGAAGGAAGAACAGCCAAGAATGTAAATTTAGCTTTACATAGATAAACAAACATTTCATGAAGCTTTGAGTTCTTAATTATTCACTTTACCTACattaatgaagtaaaaaaatataacaaaatcaATTGTTTTGAATTCAAACAGAACGTAGCTTTTCAATGTAATATCAAGAAGACACGGCAACAATCACATTTTAAGGGTGCAAAATTATGCTGAATCTTCaggatataataaaaaatatatagtatcTGTTCTCATCATCCTAATGACAGAGTAAGGCTTGGCGATTCCACCgtagaaaaaacaaaaacaaatactccctccgtcccgagctactcgctcatttccttttcggcacggagattaaggaatgaatgtataggaaagtaaaaaatgacggctataggtgaaaatttttactaaaaatggaaatagtgcaagtaacttgggacgcccaaaaaggaaatacgtgcgagtagtgcgggacggagggagtagtactattAACTCAAACAGTAGCCATTAATCAATAATTCTATACGGCAAttgaaaaggaaaaaggtaCTGATTTTGAAAACTTCGAAGTCAagtttcaacaaaaaaaaagaaataggaaATGTTAGTTCTATTACCTTATTTCCCTCTTCTTGTTTGAATTCGGGCTCCAAGCAGAAGCTGTGTCCGTTACTCTGGGATCTGGAAGCCATGGAAATGGTCTTAATGTAGCAGAAAGCTGCGAGTTTATGT
Proteins encoded in this window:
- the LOC121811004 gene encoding methyltransferase-like protein 23 isoform X2, with protein sequence MASRSQSNGHSFCLEPEFKQEEGNKSPGIEKDDEIEDSVESSPNRDMTTYSQHYFGSIKDGFSISIIENMKEEYGLFVWPSSVILAEYVWQQKSRFSGVNVVELGAGTSLPGLIASKVGADVTLTDDLSKAEVLSNMRRVCNINDIKCKVMGVTWGVFESPIFTLHPKIILGADVLYDTSGFDDLFLTVTFLLQKCPDSVFITTYHNRSGHHLIEFLMEKWRLKCTKLLDGFSSFLPPHKASKLSGDIQLAEIVLDETSLR